The Nitrospira sp. genome contains a region encoding:
- a CDS encoding STAS domain-containing protein encodes MSMQTKERPVPNGVILEMTGDLTYANREQFKTAVETIRQKGCRHLILNMAEVRFVDSSGLGLLALVSQNFKLSQAKVSMLKPQSYVREIMSLANIQKLIPVYDNEQDALAGHQRAA; translated from the coding sequence ATGTCGATGCAGACGAAAGAACGTCCCGTGCCGAACGGTGTCATTCTCGAGATGACGGGCGATCTCACCTATGCCAATCGCGAACAATTCAAGACGGCCGTGGAAACCATCCGGCAAAAAGGCTGTCGGCATTTGATCTTGAACATGGCCGAGGTCCGATTCGTGGACAGCTCCGGCCTCGGGTTATTGGCTCTCGTCTCGCAGAACTTCAAGCTGAGTCAAGCGAAAGTGAGTATGTTGAAGCCGCAGAGCTATGTGCGGGAAATCATGAGCCTGGCGAACATTCAGAAGTTGATTCCTGTCTACGATAACGAGCAAGACGCATTGGCGGGACACCAACGCGCAGCCTAG